Proteins co-encoded in one Actinobacillus succinogenes 130Z genomic window:
- the cas4 gene encoding CRISPR-associated protein Cas4: MTENLQNFPQKPPLAGRNGVGESRPIPLSALQHYAFCPRQCALIHNEQAWAENFLTAQGRVLHERVDGGEPETRKGVRFERSMHLSAQRLGISGIADMVERDLATGRLKPVEYKRGKPKPTAMDEIQLCAQALCLEEMTGQTIEEGALWYMQTRRRIPVAFSDELRAQTLAVIEQVRALLESGRTPPPRYGKHCKACSLVEICQPKLLEKDKSGRYVKGLFGEY, translated from the coding sequence ATGACAGAAAATTTGCAAAATTTCCCCCAAAAACCACCGCTTGCAGGGCGAAACGGGGTGGGGGAAAGCCGCCCGATTCCCCTTTCCGCCCTGCAACATTACGCTTTTTGCCCGCGCCAGTGTGCGTTAATCCATAACGAACAGGCGTGGGCGGAGAATTTTCTCACCGCACAAGGCAGGGTGTTGCACGAACGGGTGGACGGCGGCGAGCCTGAAACCCGCAAGGGCGTGCGGTTTGAACGCAGCATGCATTTATCGGCGCAGCGTTTGGGCATTAGCGGCATTGCCGATATGGTGGAACGTGATTTGGCGACAGGCCGTCTGAAACCTGTCGAGTACAAACGCGGTAAGCCCAAACCCACCGCGATGGACGAAATCCAACTCTGCGCCCAAGCCCTGTGTCTGGAAGAAATGACGGGGCAAACCATAGAAGAAGGCGCGCTGTGGTATATGCAAACCCGCCGTCGCATTCCCGTCGCTTTTTCTGATGAACTCAGGGCGCAAACGCTGGCGGTAATCGAACAAGTGCGGGCGTTACTGGAAAGCGGCCGAACCCCACCGCCCCGCTACGGCAAACACTGCAAAGCCTGCTCGCTGGTGGAAATTTGCCAGCCGAAGTTATTGGAAAAAGACAAGTCGGGGAGGTATGTGAAGGGGTTGTTTGGGGAATATTAA
- a CDS encoding winged helix-turn-helix transcriptional regulator, whose protein sequence is MMKKISAIDLAMKLVGGKWKCLILYHLYCGDKRPRDLLQLLEGISQKVLTEQLRQLEGDGLIARRVYSEVPPRVEYRLTDEGAGLEPALRMLCDWSRDYDSRHGNRVEICFAKNEQDTSSLSLQGNVD, encoded by the coding sequence ATGATGAAAAAAATTTCAGCGATTGATTTAGCAATGAAACTGGTGGGTGGGAAATGGAAATGTTTGATTCTTTACCATTTATATTGCGGCGACAAACGCCCCCGCGACTTACTGCAACTGCTGGAGGGCATCAGCCAAAAAGTGCTGACCGAACAACTGCGCCAGCTCGAAGGCGACGGCCTGATTGCACGGCGGGTTTATTCGGAAGTTCCGCCACGGGTGGAATACCGCCTTACCGACGAAGGTGCGGGGTTGGAGCCGGCTCTCAGAATGTTGTGCGACTGGAGCCGCGATTACGACAGCCGCCACGGTAACCGAGTGGAAATCTGCTTCGCTAAAAACGAACAGGATACGTCATCTCTATCTTTGCAGGGAAATGTAGATTAG
- the cas2 gene encoding CRISPR-associated endonuclease Cas2 produces MLMLITYDISFDDPGGQKRLRRIAKHCLDYGVRTQYSVFECDVTPDQWVRLKAKLLETYDPECDSLRFYHLGSKWRRKVEHHGAKPAVDIFKDTLIL; encoded by the coding sequence ATGCTGATGTTGATTACTTACGATATTTCGTTTGACGACCCCGGTGGGCAGAAACGTCTGCGCAGGATTGCAAAACATTGCCTAGATTACGGTGTGCGGACGCAATATTCAGTGTTTGAATGTGATGTGACGCCAGATCAGTGGGTGAGGCTGAAAGCGAAACTGCTGGAAACTTACGACCCCGAATGCGACAGTTTGCGGTTTTACCATTTGGGCAGTAAATGGCGCAGAAAAGTGGAGCATCACGGCGCCAAACCGGCGGTGGATATATTTAAGGATACGCTAATTTTATAA
- a CDS encoding carboxymuconolactone decarboxylase family protein, giving the protein MKKLMIALTLFGCITAAHAQRNEQNTTDRLAAQAPTQVTIGRERLGKFAPKFAEINDDLVYGQIWSRTNELPLRERAMITIAAMIAAGDFDQLEFQMQRAKEYGVTKQEMSELITHLAFYSGGPKAWSAFQRAIKVYGE; this is encoded by the coding sequence ATGAAAAAACTAATGATCGCGTTAACCTTGTTCGGTTGTATTACGGCTGCCCATGCGCAAAGAAACGAACAAAACACTACCGACCGGCTTGCTGCCCAAGCACCGACACAAGTGACTATCGGTCGTGAGCGATTGGGCAAATTCGCCCCCAAGTTCGCCGAGATTAATGACGACCTCGTATACGGTCAGATCTGGTCGCGAACTAATGAGCTACCGCTTCGAGAGCGTGCTATGATTACCATCGCCGCCATGATTGCCGCCGGTGATTTCGACCAATTGGAATTTCAAATGCAGCGCGCCAAAGAATACGGCGTTACTAAGCAGGAAATGTCCGAACTGATTACCCATTTGGCGTTTTACAGCGGTGGCCCGAAAGCATGGTCCGCCTTTCAGAGAGCCATCAAGGTTTATGGTGAGTAA
- the cas1c gene encoding type I-C CRISPR-associated endonuclease Cas1c yields the protein MRKLQNTLYITTQGSYLHKERETLVVEQDRKKVAQLPVHSIGHIFCFGNVLVSPFLMGFCGENNVNLAFFTENGRFLGRLQGRQSGNVLLRRAQYQRSESNPVSIARNIIAAKIQASKRVLQRQIRNHGDNAEIQTAVSALNSSLMQLKKAENLELIRGIEGDAASRYFGVFGQLLKAESGFVFDGRNRRPPRDGVNALLSFLYSILGKDISGALQGVGLDPQVGFLHADRPGRDSLAQDILEEFRAWWVDRMVLSLINRGQIKPDDFTQEAGGAVNIKPDVRKLIFQTLQAKKQEKITHPFLGEEVEIGLLPYIQSMLLARHLRGDLAEYPPFLMR from the coding sequence ATGCGCAAACTCCAAAACACCCTCTATATCACCACGCAAGGCTCTTACCTTCACAAAGAACGGGAAACGCTGGTGGTGGAGCAAGATCGTAAAAAAGTGGCGCAGTTGCCGGTGCATTCTATCGGGCATATTTTCTGTTTCGGCAATGTGCTGGTGTCGCCGTTTTTAATGGGGTTTTGTGGGGAGAATAACGTCAATCTGGCGTTTTTTACCGAAAACGGGCGGTTTCTCGGGCGTTTGCAGGGGCGGCAGAGCGGGAATGTGCTGCTCAGGCGGGCGCAGTATCAGCGGTCGGAAAGCAATCCCGTATCGATTGCGCGCAATATTATCGCCGCCAAAATTCAGGCGTCGAAACGGGTGTTGCAGCGGCAGATTCGCAACCACGGCGACAATGCGGAGATTCAGACGGCGGTTTCGGCATTAAATTCATCACTGATGCAGTTGAAAAAGGCGGAAAATCTGGAGCTGATTCGCGGCATTGAAGGGGACGCGGCATCGCGTTACTTCGGGGTGTTCGGGCAGTTGCTCAAGGCGGAAAGCGGTTTTGTGTTCGACGGCCGCAACCGCCGCCCGCCGCGCGACGGAGTGAATGCCTTGCTGTCGTTTCTCTACAGTATCTTGGGTAAAGACATTAGCGGTGCGTTGCAGGGCGTAGGATTAGATCCTCAGGTGGGCTTTTTGCATGCCGACCGCCCCGGACGCGACAGCCTGGCGCAGGATATTTTGGAAGAATTCCGTGCTTGGTGGGTAGACAGAATGGTGCTTTCGCTGATTAACCGCGGGCAAATCAAGCCCGATGATTTTACGCAGGAGGCAGGCGGGGCAGTGAATATCAAGCCGGACGTGAGAAAGCTGATTTTTCAAACCCTGCAAGCGAAAAAGCAGGAGAAAATTACCCATCCATTTTTGGGTGAAGAGGTGGAAATCGGTCTGTTGCCCTATATTCAGTCGATGCTGCTCGCCCGCCATCTGCGTGGCGATTTGGCGGAATATCCGCCGTTTCTGATGCGGTAG
- the cas7c gene encoding type I-C CRISPR-associated protein Cas7/Csd2, whose translation MSLTKKIDFALILKVTNANPNGDPLNGNRPRTDFAGIGEMTDVCLKRKIRDRLQSNGESIFVQSDEKKTDGMTSLANRAKDKDVGLGAEAFGKKANKDETAKAACAKWLDVRSFGQVFAFGKSDDGAGVSIAVRGPVTIQSAFSVEPVNITSTQITKSVSGEGDGTKRGSDTMGMKHRVDSGIYVAFGAMSPQLAERTGFSDEDADKIKAVLTKLFEGDASSARPEGSMQVLKLIWWEHNCKSGQYSSAKVHGSLKVNTDGSYQLDNLDGLKPEEIDGF comes from the coding sequence ATGTCTTTAACTAAAAAAATCGATTTCGCCCTAATTCTTAAAGTAACCAACGCGAATCCCAACGGCGATCCCTTAAACGGCAACCGCCCGCGTACCGATTTTGCCGGAATCGGTGAAATGACCGATGTTTGTTTAAAACGCAAAATCCGCGACCGCTTGCAAAGCAACGGTGAAAGCATTTTCGTGCAATCTGACGAAAAGAAAACCGACGGTATGACCAGCCTTGCCAATCGTGCTAAAGACAAAGATGTCGGCTTGGGGGCGGAAGCGTTCGGCAAAAAAGCCAATAAAGACGAAACCGCCAAAGCTGCCTGTGCAAAATGGCTGGACGTGCGCAGTTTCGGGCAGGTATTTGCTTTCGGCAAAAGCGACGACGGTGCGGGCGTATCTATCGCCGTGCGCGGTCCGGTAACTATTCAATCTGCATTTAGCGTCGAACCGGTTAATATCACCAGCACGCAAATTACGAAAAGCGTCAGCGGCGAAGGCGACGGCACGAAAAGAGGCTCGGATACCATGGGCATGAAACACCGCGTGGACAGCGGCATTTACGTTGCCTTCGGTGCTATGTCGCCGCAACTTGCCGAACGCACCGGCTTTTCCGACGAAGATGCCGACAAAATCAAAGCCGTGCTTACCAAACTGTTTGAAGGCGACGCTTCTTCCGCCCGTCCTGAAGGCTCGATGCAAGTCTTGAAACTGATCTGGTGGGAACACAACTGCAAATCTGGACAATATTCGTCCGCCAAAGTGCACGGCAGCCTGAAAGTCAATACCGACGGCAGCTATCAGCTGGATAATCTTGATGGATTAAAACCTGAAGAAATAGACGGTTTCTAA